One Oryza brachyantha chromosome 3, ObraRS2, whole genome shotgun sequence DNA segment encodes these proteins:
- the LOC102714818 gene encoding cytochrome b561 and DOMON domain-containing protein At4g12980-like, whose product MAWPGHAAWAVLAGVLLLAAGAAAQSSSCVSATFQGGRAFQQCNALPVLGASLHWTYHAANGTADVAFRAPQQSGGWVAWGINTRGTTMPGSSVFIASQDASGAVSVTTTVLESVSPSLTNGSLSFDVLAPPAADYAAGVYTIFATIALPNNSTTQNTVWQAGPGNTGSIAPHSTSGANVQSMQRLDFMSGQSTGASNSRLHRRNIHGILNGVSWGILIPLGAMIARYLRVFEAADPAWFYLHITCQLSGYVLGVAGWALGLKLGSESKGVTYGAHRNIGIAIFCLATLQVFALLLRPDKKNKYRFYWNIYHHSVGYSAIVLAAVNIFKGLDILKPASGWKKSYIAILATLAAVALLLEAITWVVVLRRKKSAKQPHGGAANGNGWQHQQGA is encoded by the exons ATGGCGTGGCCAGGGCACGCGGCGTGGGCTGTCCTCGCCGGCGTGCTGCTGctcgcggcgggggcggcggcgcagtcgtcgtcgtgcgtGTCGGCGACGTTCCAGGGCGGGAGGGCCTTCCAGCAGTGCAACGCCCTGCCGGTGCTGGGCGCCAGCCTGCACTGGACGTACCACGCCGCGAACGGCACGGCGGACGTGGCGTTCCGCGCGCCgcagcagagcggcggctGGGTCGCCTGGGGGATCAACACCCGGGGCACCACCATGCCCGGGAGCAGCGTGTTCATCGCCTCCCAGGACGCCAGCGGCGCCGTGTCCGTCACCACGACCGTGCTGGAGAGCGTCAGCCCCAGCCTGACCAACGGCAGCCTCAGCTTCGACGTGCtggcccctcccgccgccgactACGCCGCCGGCGTGTACACCATCTTCGCCACCATCGCGCTGCCCAACAACTCCACCACGCAGAACACCGTGTGGCAGGCCGGCCCGGGGAACACCGGCTCCATCGCCCCGCACTCCACCTCCGGCGCCAACGTGCAGAGCATGCAGAGGCTCGACTTCATGTCCGGCCAGAGCACCGGTGCCTCCAACTCCCGCCTGCACCGCCGTAAC ATCCACGGCATCCTGAACGGGGTGAGCTGGGGCATCCTGATCCCGCTCGGCGCCATGATCGCGCGCTACCTCCGCGTGTTCGAGGCCGCCGACCCGGCATGGTTCTACCTCCACATCACCTGCCAGCTCTCCGGCTAcgtcctcggcgtcgccggctGGGCGCTCGGCCTCAAGCTCGGCAGCGAGTCCAAGGGCGTCACCTACGGGGCCCACCGCAACATCGGCATCGCCATCTTCTGCCTCGCCACCCTCCAGGTGTTCGCGCTGCTGCTGAGGCCCGACAAGAAGAACAAGTACAGGTTCTACTGGAACATCTACCACCACTCCGTCGGCTACTCGGccatcgtcctcgccgccgtcaacATCTTCAAGGGGCTCGACATCCTGAAGCCGGCCAGCGGCTGGAAGAAGAGCTACATCGCCATCCTCGccacgctcgccgccgtcgcgctcctCCTCGAGGCTATCACCTGGGTGGTCGTCCTCCGGCGGAAGAAGAGCGCCAAGCAgccgcacggcggcgccgccaacGGCAACGGCTGGCAACACCAGCAGGGCGCGTAG